A region from the uncultured Draconibacterium sp. genome encodes:
- a CDS encoding RimK/LysX family protein, translating to MQDVELTRELIGRKDFVDFPQLVLTEIKTKIDTGAYTSSINCHYVAEEIINGEAVLVCIFLDPQHPKYTGKEFRFTKYKKKRIKSSNGISENRFLIRTEIKLFNKLYLIDLSLADRRLMKYDVLIGRKFLNKKFLVDTSVSNLSHKLVKKTKVNTEK from the coding sequence ATGCAAGATGTTGAATTGACGCGAGAACTGATTGGAAGGAAGGATTTTGTTGATTTCCCCCAATTAGTGCTTACCGAAATAAAAACAAAAATAGATACAGGTGCTTATACCTCAAGTATAAATTGCCATTATGTTGCCGAAGAAATAATTAATGGAGAAGCGGTGTTGGTTTGTATATTCCTCGATCCGCAACATCCAAAATATACCGGTAAAGAATTCCGTTTTACGAAATATAAAAAGAAGCGTATTAAAAGCTCAAACGGAATAAGCGAAAACCGGTTTTTAATTCGAACCGAGATCAAACTTTTTAATAAGCTATATCTGATAGACTTATCGTTGGCTGATAGACGCTTAATGAAGTATGATGTATTAATTGGCCGTAAATTTCTGAATAAGAAATTTCTGGTGGATACTTCAGTCTCAAATTTGTCGCATAAATTAGTTAAAAAAACAAAAGTAAACACAGAAAAATAA